The sequence TTTGCTGGCAACATCTCTACTGCCAACTCCGGCGGTTTTGCTTCCGTGAGAACCCGCAACTTCGCCAACTCCCTAGATTTATCCAACTTTGAAGGCATCCAACTACGGGTCAAAGGCGACGGCAAACGCTACAAATTTATTCTGCGAACCGACCCCAAATGGGATAGCGTCTCCTACTGCTATTCCTTCGACACCGTCTACAACATTTGGCAAACCGTACGCATTCCGTTTTCCGAATTTATTCCCGTCTTCCGCGCCAAAACCCGCTACGACAAAGAATCCCTCGACCCCAGCAAAATTTGCTCCATTCAATTGATGTTAAGCAAATTTGAATACGACCGCCAGCTCAATCCCAAGTTTTCCACCGGCGGCTTCCAAATGCAAATTGCCTCTATCCAAGCCTACGGCGGCAAACAATTGCCCCATTTTGTCCATATTAGCTCTGCAGGCGTTACCCGTCCCGGTCGTCCCGGTCTGAATTTAGACGAAGAACCCCCAGCGGTTCGCATGAACGAGCAACTCGGCGGTATTCTTACTTGGAAATTGCGCGGCGAAGAGGCGATTCGCAACAGCGGCTTACCCTATACCATTATCCGTCCTTGTGCCCTCACGGAAGAACCCGGTGGCAAATCTCTGGTTTTCGACCAAGGGGACAATATGCGCGGACAAGTCAGCCGCGAAGATGTCGCTGAATTGTGCTTGCAAGCTTTAAATCGAGAGGAAGCTTTTAACAAAACGTTTGAAGTGAAATCTGGCGACGAAAACCGACCAGCCGATTTTGATTGGCAAGGTTGTTTTGCTAACTTGCAGGCGGATTAGAATGGGTTCTAAATTTTAACAATAAGTGGGTGGGCGGTGCCCACCCTACTGTTTATTGACCTGCCTTGGCATCCTGTACTGCTAAATAAAAGCTTAAAATGGCGATAGGAATGCTGGCAGCGAGGATGACGCCTGTTGTTAGCTGGCCAAAATCCGGTTGTCCGGAGGCTAGTTCAAATACCGAACCCACAGCCGAAATGCCGGATACGCAAGAAATTCCCAAAAGAAGACCACTTTTTACTGTCAACATGACTTTTTCTGTATACGATAAGTTTGGTATGCAAGAAACTAGGAAATGGGTTGCACGTCGCTGGCGGAGAACCCATGCTTGCTTAGTTCTTCTGCTAATACTAGGGAATTATCAATGCGATCGACAAACATAATTCCACTCAAGTGATCCATTTCGTGTTGGATAGCACGACCTAGCAAGTCTTTTGCCAGCAATTTCTGTGGACGACCGTATTCGTCCTTATACGCCACTTCCACTGCAGCGTATCGTTCTACATCCAAATAAACTCCAGGAATGCTCAGACAACCTTCCGGACCCACAATGGTATCCTTGGTATGGCGTTTGATAACGGGATTAATGAGAATCTTGGGTGGGGTAGCTGCGTTGTCTGGTTCGCAGTCTACCACCAACATCTGTCTCAGAGTTCCTACTTGGGGCGCTGCTAAACCGATGCCATCGGAACTGTACATGGTTTGCAGCAATTCCTTGGCAAATTTGCGGGTGTTTTGGTCAACTTTAGAAACACGTTTGCAAGATTGACGCAAAACTTTGTCACCTAGGTAGTGTAGGTTGAGAGGCGGTGCATCTAGTTTTTTCTTTTCAACGAGGACGGTGGAAGTCATAGCTCCTTCTCGAACAGCAATACAACAATACAGGCTTTACTTCTACAATCTTAACCAATTGTTTCCTTGCTAAGGT comes from Geitlerinema sp. PCC 9228 and encodes:
- a CDS encoding CIA30 family protein; its protein translation is MATTKERTKWDVGRFFRTLAYYRVIPFVGNFDRQTKPKINQPQKQGVVLVAGATGGVGKRVVHQLQQQGYSTRSLVRDAQRAQEILGKDSKKTDLVEADLTLPETLTPRLFANISAIICCSGTRVQPTEGDTPNREKYYQGIKFYMPEVVDTPEVVEYRGIQHLLQVAVKNAKETTIFDFSQPSPDLKETWGVLDDVVMGGVSESNIYLTDEAAVFAGNISTANSGGFASVRTRNFANSLDLSNFEGIQLRVKGDGKRYKFILRTDPKWDSVSYCYSFDTVYNIWQTVRIPFSEFIPVFRAKTRYDKESLDPSKICSIQLMLSKFEYDRQLNPKFSTGGFQMQIASIQAYGGKQLPHFVHISSAGVTRPGRPGLNLDEEPPAVRMNEQLGGILTWKLRGEEAIRNSGLPYTIIRPCALTEEPGGKSLVFDQGDNMRGQVSREDVAELCLQALNREEAFNKTFEVKSGDENRPADFDWQGCFANLQAD
- the def gene encoding peptide deformylase, which encodes MTSTVLVEKKKLDAPPLNLHYLGDKVLRQSCKRVSKVDQNTRKFAKELLQTMYSSDGIGLAAPQVGTLRQMLVVDCEPDNAATPPKILINPVIKRHTKDTIVGPEGCLSIPGVYLDVERYAAVEVAYKDEYGRPQKLLAKDLLGRAIQHEMDHLSGIMFVDRIDNSLVLAEELSKHGFSASDVQPIS